Proteins from one Nostoc sp. UHCC 0302 genomic window:
- a CDS encoding class I SAM-dependent methyltransferase: MTKYIHGYTRKEQDRLFRQSVFLESYIYNKIDFSNCNHIIEIGCGVGAQIQILLNHFPHLKITGVDISEAQISCAGEFLKPHIEAGRVSLHITHGEVLPFPDQSFDGALICFVLEHINNPLYLLKEVKRIMQSGTNLYCTEAFNTGLYIHPTCLAFQTYWKIFNRYQEQLNGDPNVGVKLSNLALQSGFSETTLDYIPLYLDGRTKNMSQRTDFIDFITEVLLSAAPALIALEKITPLLPDAMILELQEIKNNQDSIFVWPLEQLKAVKCAEFSCSAQEMSNGEVVAEEICRSDFSR; encoded by the coding sequence ATGACCAAATATATTCACGGCTATACTAGAAAGGAACAAGACCGCCTGTTCCGACAAAGCGTTTTTTTAGAATCTTACATCTACAATAAGATTGATTTTTCTAATTGCAATCACATTATTGAAATAGGTTGTGGAGTAGGAGCGCAAATACAAATTTTATTAAATCATTTTCCGCATTTAAAAATTACTGGTGTTGATATTTCCGAAGCGCAGATTAGCTGTGCTGGCGAATTTCTCAAGCCGCATATTGAAGCCGGACGGGTATCTCTACATATTACTCATGGGGAAGTACTTCCTTTCCCAGATCAATCCTTCGATGGTGCGTTGATCTGCTTTGTTCTAGAACATATCAACAATCCCCTCTACCTCCTCAAAGAGGTAAAACGGATAATGCAATCAGGTACTAATCTTTATTGCACAGAAGCGTTTAATACAGGTTTATATATCCATCCAACTTGTCTAGCTTTTCAAACTTACTGGAAAATCTTCAATCGCTACCAAGAGCAATTAAACGGAGATCCAAACGTGGGAGTAAAACTCTCTAACTTGGCATTGCAGTCCGGTTTTTCTGAAACTACTCTTGACTATATTCCTCTTTACTTAGATGGCAGAACTAAAAATATGTCACAGAGGACAGATTTTATTGATTTCATTACTGAAGTTTTGCTAAGTGCCGCTCCAGCTTTAATTGCTCTGGAAAAAATTACACCATTATTACCAGACGCAATGATACTAGAATTACAAGAAATAAAAAATAACCAAGACAGTATTTTCGTTTGGCCATTAGAGCAACTTAAAGCTGTAAAGTGTGCAGAATTTTCGTGTTCAGCACAAGAGATGTCTAATGGTGAAGTTGTTGCAGAGGAGATTTGTCGATCTGACTTTTCCCGTTAA